In Thermococcus sp. 21S7, the following are encoded in one genomic region:
- a CDS encoding ADP-specific glucokinase, giving the protein MMSWDALYSSAFDKVRENIGKIGGVLLAYNTNIDAIKYLDPTDLERRIERAGKDEALRYSDELPEKITSVEHLLGGILWSIRRGKAAELFVDSCTVRFYMRQWGWDELRMGGQVGIMANLLGGVYGVQVIAHVPQVSRLQAELFKDGPIYVPKVENGKLNLVHPKEFRADEENCIHYIYEFPRGFGVLGFEAPRENRFIGAADDYNPNVYIRPEFTEHFEEIAKKAELGIISGLQTLTRGNYREPFDEMVRHLEILNARDVPVHLEFAFTADETVRMALIDVLGNFHSVGLNEVELASIMEVMGEKGLAGKLLADDPVDPIAVTEAMLKLAKRTGVKRIHFHTYGYYLALTDYKGDFVRDALLFAALAAAAKAKLGDVRSIDDVVKAMDVPVNEKAGTVEERLAGEYGMKDGIAEIDGYQLSFAPTKIVARPKSTVGIGDTISSSAFVGEFALRP; this is encoded by the coding sequence ATAATGTCCTGGGACGCTCTCTACTCATCGGCCTTTGATAAAGTTCGCGAAAACATCGGGAAAATCGGTGGGGTTCTCCTCGCGTACAACACGAACATTGACGCCATAAAGTACCTTGACCCCACGGACCTGGAGCGGCGGATAGAGCGGGCCGGAAAGGACGAGGCTCTGAGGTACTCCGATGAGCTTCCAGAGAAGATAACCTCCGTTGAGCATCTCCTCGGCGGAATTCTCTGGAGCATCAGGCGCGGAAAGGCGGCGGAGCTTTTCGTGGACAGCTGCACCGTCAGGTTCTACATGAGGCAGTGGGGCTGGGACGAGCTGAGGATGGGCGGCCAGGTGGGGATAATGGCCAACCTCCTCGGCGGTGTTTACGGCGTTCAGGTCATAGCCCACGTTCCCCAGGTTTCGAGGCTTCAGGCGGAGCTCTTCAAGGATGGGCCGATTTACGTCCCCAAGGTCGAGAACGGGAAGCTTAACCTCGTTCATCCGAAGGAGTTCCGGGCCGACGAGGAGAACTGCATCCACTACATCTACGAGTTCCCTCGCGGGTTCGGGGTTCTCGGCTTCGAGGCGCCCCGCGAGAACCGCTTCATTGGCGCCGCCGATGACTACAATCCGAACGTCTACATAAGGCCCGAGTTCACCGAACATTTTGAGGAGATAGCGAAAAAAGCCGAGCTGGGAATCATCAGCGGCCTCCAGACTCTAACGAGGGGGAACTACCGCGAGCCTTTTGATGAGATGGTGCGCCACCTCGAAATCCTGAACGCGAGGGACGTTCCAGTTCACCTTGAGTTCGCCTTCACCGCGGATGAGACCGTCAGAATGGCCCTGATTGACGTCCTGGGCAATTTCCACAGCGTCGGCCTCAACGAGGTCGAGCTCGCTTCGATAATGGAGGTCATGGGTGAGAAGGGCCTCGCCGGAAAGCTCCTCGCCGACGACCCAGTGGACCCAATCGCGGTCACCGAGGCCATGCTCAAGCTCGCCAAGAGAACCGGCGTTAAGAGGATACACTTCCACACCTACGGCTACTACCTCGCCCTGACCGACTACAAAGGGGACTTCGTCCGTGACGCGCTGCTCTTTGCGGCCTTAGCGGCGGCCGCCAAGGCGAAGCTCGGCGACGTCCGCTCGATAGACGACGTGGTCAAGGCCATGGACGTCCCGGTGAACGAGAAGGCTGGGACGGTGGAGGAGAGGCTTGCCGGGGAGTACGGCATGAAGGACGGCATCGCTGAGATAGACGGCTACCAGCTCTCCTTCGCCCCGACGAAGATAGTGGCGAGGCCAAAGAGCACCGTCGGAATCGGCGACACCATATCGAGTTCGGCCTTCGTTGGTGAGTTCGCACTGCGCCCGTAA
- the mpgS gene encoding mannosyl-3-phosphoglycerate synthase: protein MLLEAPVYKELFGAVEIYEVQKVIKLDTQTRDVGSFTVTNVPREDIYGTLEDIAIVVPMKNEKLQLVDGVLKAIPHQCPIIIVSNSKRKGPNLFKQEVDLVKHFYNLTHSRIVMVHQKDVGVAEAFREVGYTDILDENGSVRSGKGEGMLIGILLAKAIGAKYVGFVDADNYIPGSVNEYVKDYAAGFLMSESEYAMVRLSWRHKPKVSTKGLYFRKWGRVSEITNRYMNALFGVATNFETSIIVTGNAGEHAMSIKLAEIMPFSTGYSIEPFELVYLFETFGRWGEDPHTDVYDQGVEVFQIETLNPHLHEDKGQEHVVNMILSSLGTIYHSKLATESMRNQILKELRLHGLLGKNEEPPSPRIMPPIENIDVNRWMETLEDNAETLLRFEV from the coding sequence TTGCTTTTGGAGGCTCCGGTTTACAAGGAACTGTTTGGAGCGGTTGAGATTTACGAGGTTCAGAAGGTTATCAAACTGGACACGCAGACGCGAGACGTGGGGAGCTTTACAGTCACGAACGTGCCCCGCGAGGACATCTACGGGACTCTTGAAGACATCGCGATAGTCGTTCCGATGAAGAACGAGAAGCTCCAGCTGGTCGATGGTGTTCTGAAGGCCATACCGCACCAGTGTCCGATAATAATCGTCTCGAACAGCAAGAGGAAGGGGCCGAACCTCTTCAAGCAGGAGGTTGACCTCGTAAAGCACTTCTACAACCTCACCCACTCGCGCATAGTAATGGTCCACCAGAAGGACGTGGGGGTCGCTGAGGCCTTTCGCGAGGTGGGATACACGGACATCCTCGATGAGAACGGAAGCGTGAGGAGCGGAAAGGGTGAGGGGATGCTGATAGGAATCCTCCTTGCGAAGGCCATAGGGGCCAAGTACGTGGGCTTCGTCGATGCCGACAACTACATCCCCGGTTCCGTCAACGAGTACGTGAAGGACTACGCGGCTGGCTTTCTGATGAGCGAGAGCGAATACGCAATGGTTCGTCTGAGCTGGCGCCACAAGCCCAAGGTCAGCACTAAGGGACTGTACTTCAGAAAGTGGGGCCGCGTGAGCGAGATAACGAACCGCTACATGAACGCCCTCTTCGGCGTGGCCACGAACTTTGAGACGAGCATTATAGTGACGGGAAACGCAGGCGAGCACGCGATGAGCATCAAGCTGGCCGAGATAATGCCGTTCTCGACGGGCTACTCAATAGAGCCCTTCGAGCTGGTGTACCTCTTTGAGACTTTCGGGAGGTGGGGGGAGGATCCCCACACGGACGTTTACGACCAGGGGGTCGAGGTGTTCCAGATAGAAACGCTGAACCCCCATCTGCACGAGGACAAGGGACAGGAGCACGTCGTTAACATGATTCTCAGCTCCCTGGGGACGATATACCACTCCAAGCTGGCGACGGAATCCATGCGGAACCAGATACTGAAGGAGCTTCGCCTTCACGGTCTCCTGGGCAAGAACGAGGAACCGCCGAGTCCGAGGATCATGCCACCCATAGAGAACATAGACGTGAACCGGTGGATGGAGACCCTGGAAGACAACGCCGAAACGCTCCTGCGCTTCGAGGTGTGA
- the mpgP gene encoding mannosyl-3-phosphoglycerate phosphatase, with protein MRVLFLDLDRTVLGDDYSPEPARPLLKALLRAGFEVVLNSSKTLAEQEYYREAWGLNGPFIVENGSAIVIPEDYFPFEVNGRKRGKYVIVELGEEYDRIKAALDALAREYGLKYYGNCTLEEVTAFTGLPENLARLAVERDYSETVFRWERSGFEEVLKSMGLRVSRGSRFLGVTGNTDKGRAAVELLNLYSRLERVESYALGDGENDFPLLDVVDHPFIVGSLRHRRAKNISSVAELLEVVL; from the coding sequence ATGAGGGTGCTCTTCCTTGACCTCGACAGAACAGTGCTCGGCGACGACTACTCCCCAGAACCGGCCAGACCCCTCCTTAAGGCACTCCTGAGGGCGGGCTTTGAGGTTGTGCTCAACTCCTCCAAGACCCTCGCGGAGCAGGAATACTACCGTGAGGCCTGGGGGTTGAATGGCCCTTTCATAGTCGAGAACGGAAGCGCCATCGTAATTCCCGAGGACTACTTCCCATTCGAGGTCAACGGAAGGAAGCGGGGGAAATACGTTATCGTTGAGCTGGGGGAGGAATACGACCGGATAAAGGCGGCCCTCGATGCCCTGGCACGGGAATACGGCCTCAAGTACTACGGCAACTGCACGCTTGAAGAGGTCACGGCCTTCACGGGACTCCCGGAAAACCTGGCGAGGCTGGCGGTGGAGCGCGATTACAGCGAGACGGTGTTCAGATGGGAACGGTCAGGTTTCGAAGAAGTCCTTAAGAGCATGGGCCTGAGGGTGTCGAGGGGCAGCAGGTTCCTCGGCGTTACCGGGAACACCGACAAGGGGCGGGCCGCGGTGGAGTTGCTGAACCTTTATTCCCGCCTGGAGCGGGTTGAGAGCTACGCTTTGGGGGATGGGGAGAACGATTTCCCCCTCCTGGACGTCGTTGACCATCCGTTCATCGTTGGGAGCCTCAGGCATAGGAGGGCTAAAAATATAAGCTCGGTCGCAGAACTACTGGAGGTGGTGTTATGA
- a CDS encoding mannose-1-phosphate guanylyltransferase/mannose-6-phosphate isomerase, with the protein MKTLILAGGKGTRLWPLSRELMPKQFIRMFDEYSLFQKTVQRALVFSKPDEIFVVTNDMYRFRVLDDLRELGLELPENNILLEPRGRNTLPAIFWGIKKIEEAFGDSIVAVLPSDHLIEANENYVTAFRNAERLAKEYLVTFGIKPTRPHTGYGYIKPGERLEGGYLVAEFKEKPDLETAKRYVENGYYWNSGMFMFDTEIFAEEVKRHAPDVWEAFETGESIERAYELVPELSVDYGVMEKTDRAAVVPLNVYWNDLGSFDAIYEVMEKDEDGNAVKVGGKKGYHIGVNSRNNLVMTSRLTATVGVEDLIIIDTDDALLVAHRGESQRVKEVYRRLKEMNDERVMVHKTAYRPWGSYTVLEEGDRYKIKRLTVLPGKKLSLQMHYHRSEHWVVVRGTAKVRVGEKEILLRPGESTFIPSGVIHRLENPGKVVLEVIETQIGEYLGEDDIVRFADDFGRE; encoded by the coding sequence ATGAAGACGCTAATCCTTGCAGGGGGAAAGGGGACGAGGCTCTGGCCCCTGAGCAGGGAGCTGATGCCCAAGCAGTTTATAAGGATGTTCGATGAGTACTCCCTCTTCCAGAAAACCGTCCAGAGGGCGCTTGTCTTTTCAAAGCCCGATGAGATTTTCGTGGTCACCAACGATATGTACCGCTTCCGCGTTCTCGACGACCTGCGGGAGCTCGGCCTGGAGCTGCCCGAGAACAACATCCTCCTTGAGCCTCGGGGAAGGAACACCCTGCCGGCTATATTCTGGGGGATAAAGAAAATCGAGGAGGCCTTCGGGGACTCTATAGTCGCGGTGCTTCCCTCCGACCATCTGATAGAGGCCAATGAAAACTATGTGACGGCGTTCAGAAACGCCGAAAGGCTGGCGAAGGAATACCTCGTGACATTCGGAATAAAGCCGACCAGACCTCACACCGGTTACGGCTACATAAAACCCGGGGAAAGGCTTGAGGGCGGCTACCTGGTGGCCGAGTTCAAGGAGAAGCCTGACCTTGAGACCGCGAAACGCTACGTTGAGAACGGCTACTACTGGAACAGCGGCATGTTCATGTTCGACACGGAGATTTTCGCCGAGGAGGTGAAGAGGCACGCCCCCGACGTCTGGGAGGCCTTTGAAACCGGGGAGAGCATCGAGAGGGCCTACGAACTGGTTCCGGAGCTGTCCGTCGACTACGGAGTCATGGAGAAGACGGATAGGGCCGCAGTGGTTCCCCTGAACGTCTACTGGAACGACCTGGGCAGCTTCGACGCCATCTACGAGGTGATGGAGAAGGACGAGGACGGAAACGCCGTCAAGGTGGGCGGTAAAAAGGGCTACCACATCGGGGTTAACTCGCGCAACAACCTCGTGATGACGAGCCGATTAACGGCCACTGTCGGTGTGGAGGATTTGATAATCATAGACACCGACGATGCTCTACTCGTTGCCCACCGCGGCGAAAGCCAGCGCGTTAAGGAAGTTTACAGGCGCCTCAAGGAGATGAACGATGAGCGCGTCATGGTCCACAAGACGGCATACAGACCCTGGGGAAGCTACACGGTTCTTGAGGAGGGCGACCGCTACAAGATAAAGCGCCTCACCGTTCTGCCCGGCAAGAAGCTCTCCCTCCAGATGCACTACCACCGCTCGGAGCACTGGGTGGTGGTCAGGGGCACCGCAAAGGTTCGCGTCGGGGAGAAGGAAATCCTCCTCCGGCCGGGCGAGAGCACGTTCATACCCTCCGGCGTCATCCACAGGCTTGAGAACCCGGGCAAGGTCGTCCTTGAGGTCATCGAGACCCAGATCGGGGAATACCTCGGTGAGGACGATATAGTCCGCTTTGCGGACGATTTCGGGAGGGAGTGA
- the glmM gene encoding phosphoglucosamine mutase yields the protein MGRLFGTFGVRGIANEEITPDFALRMGMAFGTMLKREGRENPLVVVGMDTRVSGEMLKGALISGLLSVGCDVIDVGIAPTPAIQFATAHFKADGGAVITASHNPPEYNGIKLLEPNGMGLKKEREAVVEEVFFNEDFDRARWGEIGNVRKENIITPYIEAIKSRVDVEAIKRRRPFVVVDTSNGAGSLTLPYLLRELGCKVVSINAHPDGHFPARNPEPNEENLRGFVEIVKALGADFGVAQDGDADRAVFIDENGRFIQGDKTFALVADAVLRENGGGLLVTTIATSNLLDDIAKRNNAEVMRTKVGDLIVARALLEHNGTIGGEENGGVIFPDFVLGRDGAMTTAKIVEIFAKSGKKFSELIDELPKYYQFKTKRKVDGDRKAIVAEVAELAKARGYTVDTTDGTKVLFQDGWVLVRASGTEPIIRVFSEAKSEEKAEKYLNLGLELLEGVIKG from the coding sequence ATGGGAAGGCTGTTCGGTACCTTTGGTGTCAGGGGAATAGCGAACGAGGAAATAACCCCGGACTTTGCCCTCAGGATGGGCATGGCCTTTGGAACGATGCTCAAGCGCGAGGGGAGGGAGAATCCCCTCGTAGTGGTTGGCATGGACACCCGCGTCAGCGGGGAGATGCTCAAGGGCGCGCTTATAAGCGGCCTTCTCAGCGTCGGCTGCGACGTTATAGACGTCGGAATAGCCCCAACCCCCGCGATACAGTTCGCGACGGCACACTTCAAGGCCGACGGAGGGGCAGTTATAACCGCTTCCCACAACCCGCCCGAATACAACGGCATAAAGCTGCTCGAACCCAACGGTATGGGACTGAAGAAGGAGCGCGAAGCCGTCGTGGAGGAGGTTTTCTTCAACGAGGACTTCGACAGGGCTAGGTGGGGCGAGATAGGCAACGTCAGGAAGGAGAACATAATCACACCATACATCGAGGCGATAAAGAGCAGGGTTGACGTTGAGGCGATCAAAAGGCGGAGACCCTTCGTTGTTGTTGACACGTCCAACGGTGCAGGCAGTCTGACGCTCCCCTACCTGCTCAGGGAGCTCGGCTGCAAGGTTGTCAGCATCAACGCTCATCCGGACGGTCACTTTCCGGCCAGAAACCCGGAGCCGAACGAGGAGAACCTGAGGGGCTTCGTGGAGATTGTAAAGGCCCTAGGTGCCGATTTCGGGGTTGCCCAGGATGGCGACGCCGACAGGGCGGTGTTCATAGACGAGAACGGCAGGTTCATACAGGGCGACAAGACCTTTGCCCTGGTTGCCGATGCCGTTCTGAGGGAGAACGGCGGTGGACTGCTTGTCACCACCATAGCCACCTCCAACCTGCTCGACGATATAGCAAAGAGGAACAACGCGGAAGTCATGAGAACCAAGGTCGGCGACCTGATCGTTGCGAGGGCTCTCCTTGAGCACAACGGGACGATAGGGGGAGAAGAGAACGGCGGTGTTATTTTCCCGGACTTCGTCCTCGGCAGGGACGGGGCGATGACCACGGCAAAGATAGTCGAAATCTTCGCAAAATCCGGCAAGAAGTTCAGCGAGCTGATAGATGAACTGCCGAAGTACTACCAGTTCAAGACGAAGAGAAAGGTGGATGGAGACAGGAAGGCCATAGTTGCCGAGGTCGCCGAGCTTGCCAAAGCGAGGGGCTACACTGTTGACACCACGGACGGAACCAAGGTGCTGTTCCAGGACGGCTGGGTTCTCGTAAGGGCAAGCGGAACGGAGCCGATAATCAGGGTCTTCAGCGAGGCAAAGAGCGAGGAGAAGGCCGAGAAGTACCTCAATCTGGGACTTGAGCTTCTGGAGGGGGTAATTAAGGGTTGA
- a CDS encoding ATP-binding cassette domain-containing protein — MIEMENLHFSYSGREVLRGITLRIERGELFGFLGPNGAGKSTLMLHLNGILKPKKGRVIVDGLDPTKKPKEVRRKVGIVFQDPNDQLFSPTVFEDVAFGPYNLGLRGEELRERVMWALEKVGMLEYAERETKELSFGEKKRIAIATVLAMEPEVIAFDEPFANLDFKGKKIMRKLITELRAEGKTVILASHEADYLALCDRIALMDGGRIVTVGTPEEILGNPELLRKHNLDVPPLAELFLSLGLPVPRSVEEGRKLLEEWKVEKLNWSY, encoded by the coding sequence ATGATAGAGATGGAGAATCTCCACTTCTCCTACTCCGGCAGGGAAGTGCTCAGGGGGATAACACTCAGGATTGAGAGGGGAGAACTGTTCGGCTTCCTAGGGCCGAACGGTGCCGGAAAGAGCACCCTCATGCTGCACCTCAACGGCATACTCAAGCCAAAGAAGGGCAGAGTCATCGTAGACGGCCTTGATCCGACAAAAAAGCCGAAGGAAGTACGGAGAAAGGTCGGGATAGTCTTTCAGGACCCCAACGACCAGCTCTTCTCCCCGACGGTGTTCGAGGACGTCGCCTTCGGTCCCTACAATTTGGGCCTGAGGGGGGAGGAGCTGAGGGAGCGCGTCATGTGGGCGCTTGAGAAGGTCGGAATGCTCGAATACGCTGAGAGGGAAACCAAGGAGCTGAGCTTCGGCGAAAAGAAGAGGATAGCGATAGCCACGGTTCTGGCTATGGAGCCAGAGGTGATAGCCTTCGATGAGCCCTTCGCCAACCTTGACTTTAAAGGCAAGAAGATTATGAGGAAACTGATAACGGAGCTTAGGGCTGAGGGGAAGACGGTAATACTGGCCTCCCACGAAGCGGACTACCTGGCCCTGTGCGACAGGATAGCCCTAATGGACGGGGGGAGGATAGTCACCGTCGGAACACCCGAGGAGATACTCGGGAACCCGGAGCTTCTGAGGAAACACAACCTGGATGTTCCACCCCTGGCCGAGCTCTTCCTGAGCCTGGGCCTGCCGGTTCCAAGGAGCGTAGAAGAGGGAAGAAAACTGCTGGAAGAGTGGAAGGTCGAAAAGCTCAACTGGAGTTATTGA
- a CDS encoding CbiQ family ECF transporter T component, with the protein MYLPFIFLYAIGVVTRKSLTELAYFGLLFLMVILTMRPKRGVFKKLGFLLGFEGLLFIMALFNPGQPLLETPIGPITHEGIYSFFMLLGKAFLSAGTAVVVTSSVGFSRLLAEMEALRFPRILTLTLAFTYRYLDLFTDEAARMKRALDSRAFGVGKREYYRKLGSLIGEVFVRAYLRNGRIYRAMLARGFGEFPSLEEPRPNAKTTMLALLALGGLLV; encoded by the coding sequence GTGTACCTGCCCTTCATTTTCCTTTATGCAATAGGCGTTGTGACGAGAAAGAGCCTAACGGAGCTGGCCTATTTTGGACTCCTTTTCCTGATGGTTATCCTCACCATGAGGCCAAAGAGAGGAGTTTTCAAAAAGCTCGGCTTCCTCCTCGGCTTTGAGGGACTTCTGTTCATCATGGCGCTCTTTAATCCTGGACAGCCTCTCCTAGAAACACCAATTGGTCCGATAACCCACGAGGGGATATACTCGTTCTTCATGCTCCTCGGAAAGGCGTTCCTCTCCGCGGGAACGGCCGTCGTCGTGACGAGTTCGGTGGGATTCTCAAGGCTCCTCGCCGAGATGGAAGCGCTGAGGTTCCCGCGGATACTCACGTTAACCCTGGCGTTCACCTACCGCTACCTTGACCTCTTCACGGACGAGGCAGCGAGGATGAAGCGCGCCCTGGACTCAAGGGCGTTTGGTGTGGGAAAGAGAGAGTACTATAGGAAGCTCGGCTCCCTCATCGGTGAGGTGTTTGTCCGGGCGTATCTCAGAAACGGGAGGATATACAGGGCCATGCTCGCCAGGGGCTTTGGAGAGTTTCCGAGCTTAGAAGAGCCGAGACCCAACGCGAAGACCACGATGCTAGCCCTGCTCGCCTTGGGGGGACTGCTGGTATGA
- a CDS encoding PDGLE domain-containing protein: protein MRTIFKGLIIIALVLTIVLPLASSNPDGLEATMEKVGLEENPVYHAPLDYGETWGQSVVMGLLGILLTFGVGYGLAKLAKGA from the coding sequence ATGAGGACGATTTTTAAAGGCCTGATAATTATAGCCCTCGTGCTGACCATAGTGCTGCCCCTCGCATCGAGCAACCCCGATGGGCTGGAAGCAACGATGGAAAAGGTCGGCCTTGAGGAGAACCCGGTCTACCACGCTCCCCTCGATTACGGTGAAACCTGGGGTCAGAGCGTGGTCATGGGACTGCTCGGAATCCTCCTGACCTTCGGGGTTGGCTACGGTCTAGCAAAACTCGCCAAGGGTGCCTGA
- a CDS encoding energy-coupling factor ABC transporter permease → MHIPDGLLSTPVIVITYAITIAGIAYAVRKLRDFPEEKIPLLGLFAAGIFAAQMVNFPIIGGVSGHLLGATLVAIMLGPYAAVIVMTAVLLIQTLLFGDGGITAIGANILNMGLIGAFIGYAVYTKLKRINETVAMGFAAWLSVVLGAALASVEIGLSHSLPFLKVLTLMVGYHSIIGIGEAILTVLIVYAVRARLPSIEGVPA, encoded by the coding sequence TTGCATATCCCTGATGGACTGCTGAGCACGCCGGTAATAGTGATTACCTACGCGATAACGATAGCAGGAATAGCCTACGCGGTACGGAAGCTGAGGGACTTCCCGGAGGAGAAGATACCCCTCCTAGGCCTCTTCGCGGCCGGAATCTTCGCGGCGCAGATGGTCAACTTCCCGATAATAGGAGGAGTAAGCGGACACCTGCTGGGGGCAACGCTGGTCGCGATAATGCTCGGACCCTACGCGGCGGTAATAGTAATGACCGCGGTTCTGCTCATACAGACTCTCCTCTTTGGCGACGGAGGGATAACTGCAATCGGCGCAAACATCCTCAACATGGGGCTTATAGGGGCATTCATAGGCTACGCCGTTTACACGAAGCTCAAGCGCATCAACGAGACCGTTGCAATGGGGTTTGCCGCCTGGCTCTCCGTCGTTCTAGGAGCTGCCCTCGCATCGGTCGAGATAGGCCTCAGCCACAGCCTTCCGTTCCTCAAGGTCCTCACCCTGATGGTCGGCTACCACTCGATAATCGGAATCGGCGAGGCGATACTCACCGTCCTGATAGTCTACGCCGTAAGGGCAAGGCTTCCATCAATTGAGGGGGTGCCCGCATGA
- a CDS encoding proteasome assembly chaperone family protein — MKESVIHVYERPELRDPVFIEGLPGIGLVGKLAAEHLIQELNAVKFADLYSPHFMHQVLIKKNSVVELMKNEFYYWKNPDENGRDIIIITGDQQVPPTDSPGHFEVVGKMLDFVNEFGVREIITMGGYQVPELQGEPRVLAAVTHEELVEHYQKRLEGCEVEVIWREDEGGAIVGAAGLLLGMGKLRSMYGVSLLGESLGYIVDAKAAKSVLLAVTRILGLELDMTALEERAKETEEILRKVQEMQRAMLEQGMPPAPEEEDRGYL; from the coding sequence ATGAAGGAGTCAGTTATTCATGTCTACGAGAGACCGGAACTCAGGGATCCGGTCTTTATCGAGGGACTGCCTGGCATAGGCCTTGTTGGAAAGCTTGCCGCCGAGCACCTCATCCAGGAGCTCAACGCGGTCAAGTTCGCAGACCTTTACTCACCGCACTTCATGCATCAGGTTCTCATCAAGAAGAACTCCGTCGTCGAGCTGATGAAGAACGAGTTCTACTACTGGAAGAACCCCGACGAGAACGGCAGGGACATCATAATCATCACCGGCGACCAGCAGGTTCCGCCCACAGACAGCCCCGGCCACTTCGAGGTCGTCGGGAAGATGCTGGACTTCGTCAACGAATTCGGCGTTCGCGAGATAATCACGATGGGCGGCTACCAGGTGCCGGAACTCCAGGGGGAGCCGAGGGTTCTCGCTGCCGTGACCCACGAGGAGCTTGTTGAGCACTACCAGAAAAGGCTGGAGGGCTGTGAGGTCGAGGTTATCTGGCGCGAGGACGAGGGCGGAGCCATAGTCGGTGCCGCAGGTCTCCTGCTGGGCATGGGCAAGCTCCGCTCGATGTACGGGGTGAGCCTGCTCGGCGAGAGCCTTGGCTACATCGTCGATGCCAAGGCCGCAAAGTCCGTCCTTTTAGCGGTGACCAGAATCCTCGGTCTTGAGCTCGACATGACCGCCCTTGAAGAGCGCGCCAAGGAGACGGAGGAGATACTAAGGAAGGTCCAGGAGATGCAGAGGGCCATGCTGGAGCAGGGGATGCCCCCTGCCCCGGAGGAGGAAGACAGGGGCTACCTCTGA
- a CDS encoding RNA-protein complex protein Nop10: MRFRIRKCPECGRYTMKERCPICGAKTKVAHPPRFSPEDPYGEYRRRLKREQLGIAGRD; the protein is encoded by the coding sequence ATGAGGTTCCGCATAAGGAAGTGTCCCGAGTGCGGGCGCTACACGATGAAGGAGAGGTGTCCAATCTGCGGAGCTAAAACAAAGGTAGCCCATCCGCCGCGCTTCTCGCCGGAAGACCCGTACGGCGAGTACAGGAGAAGGCTGAAGCGCGAGCAGCTGGGCATCGCCGGGAGGGATTGA
- a CDS encoding translation initiation factor IF-2 subunit alpha, with protein MPRKAKEYPEEGEFVVATVKSIHPYGAFLKLDEYPGKEGFMHISEVASTWVKNIRDYVKEGQKIVAKVIRVDPSKGHIDLSLKRVNQQQRKAKLQEYKRAQKAENLLKMAAEKIGKDFETAWREVWVPLEEEYGEVYAAFEDAAQNGMDVLRGLIGDEWTEALRPIIEAYVEIPTVTIDAEFEITVPSPNGVEIIREALIRARDRANEEKEIDVKFSYQGAPRYRIDITAPDYYKAEEVLEDIAEEILRVIKDAGGEATLIRKEKRIKKIKRRGA; from the coding sequence ATGCCGAGGAAAGCCAAGGAGTACCCCGAAGAGGGAGAGTTTGTGGTTGCTACCGTCAAGAGCATTCACCCTTACGGTGCGTTCCTCAAGCTTGACGAGTATCCAGGCAAGGAAGGATTCATGCACATAAGCGAGGTCGCCTCCACCTGGGTCAAGAACATCAGGGACTACGTGAAGGAGGGCCAGAAGATAGTGGCCAAAGTAATCCGCGTCGACCCGAGCAAGGGGCACATTGACCTGAGCCTCAAGAGGGTGAATCAGCAGCAGAGGAAGGCCAAGCTCCAGGAGTACAAGCGCGCCCAGAAGGCCGAGAACCTGCTGAAGATGGCGGCCGAGAAGATAGGAAAGGACTTCGAGACGGCCTGGAGGGAGGTCTGGGTTCCGCTCGAAGAGGAGTACGGAGAGGTCTACGCCGCCTTCGAGGACGCGGCCCAGAACGGGATGGACGTTCTCAGGGGGCTCATCGGCGATGAGTGGACCGAGGCACTGAGGCCGATAATCGAGGCCTACGTCGAGATTCCAACCGTTACTATCGACGCCGAGTTTGAGATAACCGTGCCCAGCCCGAACGGGGTCGAGATAATAAGGGAAGCCCTAATAAGGGCCCGCGACAGGGCCAACGAGGAGAAGGAAATAGACGTCAAGTTCTCCTACCAGGGGGCGCCGAGGTACAGGATAGACATCACCGCCCCAGACTACTACAAGGCCGAAGAGGTTCTTGAGGACATAGCCGAGGAGATACTGCGCGTCATAAAGGACGCGGGCGGCGAAGCGACGCTCATCAGGAAGGAGAAGAGGATCAAGAAGATAAAGAGGAGAGGGGCATGA
- a CDS encoding 30S ribosomal protein S27e: MALPKNLIPMPRSRFLRVKCIDCGNEQIVFSNPATTVRCLVCGATLVEPTGGKGVIKAKILEVLE, encoded by the coding sequence ATGGCGCTCCCGAAGAACCTCATCCCGATGCCGAGGAGCAGGTTCCTCCGCGTCAAGTGCATTGACTGCGGCAACGAGCAGATCGTCTTCAGCAACCCGGCGACCACCGTCCGCTGCCTCGTCTGCGGCGCGACCCTCGTCGAGCCGACCGGCGGAAAGGGCGTCATCAAGGCCAAGATACTTGAGGTTCTTGAGTGA